GAGACGCCGTACCACGCGACACTTTTCGCAGGCTGGAGATTCGAATGGCACCAGCGTCAAAGAGCCTCCACACACGCGCCGTCGCGGCGGCTGTGATCGGCAATGCGCTCGAATGGTACGACCTCACCGTGTTCGGTTTCCTCACGGTGGTGATCGCACAATTGTTCTTTCCGGCAAACAGCGACTATTCGTCGTTGCTGCTGACCACCGCAACCTTCGGCGTTGCATTTGTCATGCGGCCGATCGGCGGCATCGTCCTCGGACTTTACGCGGATCGCGCGGGACGCAAAGCGGCGCTGTCGCTTGTCATCGCGCTGATGACGCTCGGCATTCTGCTGCTGGCGATTGCCCCACCGTATTCCGCGATCGGCATCGGTGCGCCGTTGATGATCGTGCTCGGGCGTTCGCTGCAGGGCTTTTCCGCCGGCGGTGAATTCGGCAGTTCCACGGCTTTGCTGATCGAAGCGGCGCCCTTCTCGAAGCGCGGCTTCTACGGCAGCTGGCAGATGGCGAGCCAGGCGGCGGCGCTTCTGCTCGGTGCGGTGGTTGGTGCGTTGATCACGCACGGCCTTGCCCCCGAAGCGCTGAAGTCCTGGGGATGGCGCGTACCGTTCATTCTTGGCTTGATCATCGGGCCGATCGGCTTTTATATCCGCCGGAATCTCTCCGATTCCGAGGCCTTTCTGCATGCGCAAAAAACGGCGCGGCGCGCGACGCTTGGCGAAGTGTTCAGGTGCCATAGTCGCGATGTGCTGTGCGGACTCGGCGCGGTGATCGCGCTCACCGTGACGATTTACGTGCTGATCAGTTATCTGCCGACCTTTGCGGTCAAGCAGCTGAAGCTCCCCTGCGCGCAATCGTTTTACGCGGTGATCGTCGGCAATCTGCTGTTGACCGTGCTCTCGCCGCTCACGGGCGCGTGGTCGGACAGGATCGGACGCAAGGGGCTTTCGCTGTGGTCGCTGATCCTGACGCTCGTGATTATCTACCCGCTGTTCGCGTGGCTCGCGGCGGAGCCGAGCGTGTCGAAACTGATTCTCGTGCAGGCGCTGCTGTCGATTACGCTGTCCGGATACTACGGGCCGTTCGGCGCGTTGATCGCCGAACTGTTTCCGGCGAACGTGCGCTCGATTGGCTTATCGCTCGCGTACAACGCCGCGGTGGTGCTGTTCGGCGGCTTCGGGCCTTTCGTCGTGACGTGGCTCATCGACATCACGGGTTCGTCACTCGCGCCGACTTACTACGTGATGGGTGGACTGGCGTTGTCGATCGTCGCAGTGGCGTGCATTCCCGGCAAGCGGCATGCGGATCTCGAT
The sequence above is drawn from the Paraburkholderia sp. BL23I1N1 genome and encodes:
- a CDS encoding MFS transporter, with amino-acid sequence MAPASKSLHTRAVAAAVIGNALEWYDLTVFGFLTVVIAQLFFPANSDYSSLLLTTATFGVAFVMRPIGGIVLGLYADRAGRKAALSLVIALMTLGILLLAIAPPYSAIGIGAPLMIVLGRSLQGFSAGGEFGSSTALLIEAAPFSKRGFYGSWQMASQAAALLLGAVVGALITHGLAPEALKSWGWRVPFILGLIIGPIGFYIRRNLSDSEAFLHAQKTARRATLGEVFRCHSRDVLCGLGAVIALTVTIYVLISYLPTFAVKQLKLPCAQSFYAVIVGNLLLTVLSPLTGAWSDRIGRKGLSLWSLILTLVIIYPLFAWLAAEPSVSKLILVQALLSITLSGYYGPFGALIAELFPANVRSIGLSLAYNAAVVLFGGFGPFVVTWLIDITGSSLAPTYYVMGGLALSIVAVACIPGKRHADLDAQRKPA